In the Helianthus annuus cultivar XRQ/B chromosome 11, HanXRQr2.0-SUNRISE, whole genome shotgun sequence genome, one interval contains:
- the LOC118484058 gene encoding uncharacterized protein LOC118484058, whose amino-acid sequence MKNARMTKYYGKIPKPSMETSSNLPNTNETIKRSREEVELSEDEIVGDPALRKPINDYSVNIREEVVDLLLNEMNKCFTKSNSELLTCIACLDPIDSFQSFDRQKLLRLAELYSEDFTQFDLVQLKIQLDRYISSIRSNEAFSGLQDIG is encoded by the exons ATGAA AAACGCACGTATGACAAAATACTATGGTAAAATACCAAAACCAAGTATGGAGACTTCATCAAACCTGCCAAATACTAACGAAACTATTAAAAGAAGTCGAGAAGAAGTTGAATTATCTGAAGATGAAATAGTCGGTGACCCGGCTTTGCGAAAACCAATTAATGATTATTCGGTTAATATTCGAGAGGAA GTTGTTGATCTTCTTCTTAATGAAATGAATAAGTGTTTTACTAAGTCTAACTCGGAGTTGCTTACGTGTATTGCGTGCCTTGATCCTATAGATTCATTTCAATCTTTTGACCGTCAGAAGTTATTACGGCTTGCCGAGTTATATTCAGAAGATTTTACTCAATTTGATCTTGTTCAACTAAAGATACAACTAGATCGGTATATTTCAAGTATAAGAAGTAATGAAGCCTTTTCTGGTCTTCAAGATATTGGATAA